In Anaerostipes hadrus ATCC 29173 = JCM 17467, a single genomic region encodes these proteins:
- a CDS encoding PLP-dependent aminotransferase family protein: MLTYNFANKGSDSLYEYLYKCIKNDIILENLDVHEKLPSKRSFAKNLGISVITVENAYEQLMAEGYIYSIPKKGFYVADLRELNLTKTHSVGPDNALLSIKEKVPYLADFTSNQTDSEIFPFTIWARTMRELLNENQQQLMENPPCGGIMALRQAIADYLHAFRGMVVNPEQIIVGAGTEYLYGLLIQLLGDDKIYGIENPGYPKIAKIYDSMHVSYSAIDLDKHGVCIDSLENHQIDIMHLSPSHHFPTGIITPISRRYELLGWASKDENRYIIEDDYDSELRLGGKPIPTLQSIDISDKVIYMNTFTKTLSSTVRISYMVLPASLTELFYKNLSFYSCTVSNFEQYTLARFMESGSFEKHINRLRNYYQNKRDAILEIFKTAPLDQYITIKEEDSGVHFMMKLKTERTEMDMMSDSKSKGIKLAPLSKYFVGQTSNVNFQNVYVMNYSSIDLEQLPLIFDALCQVLIK, translated from the coding sequence ATGTTAACCTATAACTTTGCAAATAAAGGGTCAGATTCCCTTTATGAATATTTATACAAATGCATCAAAAACGACATAATACTGGAAAATCTTGACGTTCATGAAAAACTTCCTTCCAAACGAAGTTTCGCAAAAAATCTGGGTATCAGTGTGATCACTGTTGAGAATGCTTATGAGCAGTTGATGGCGGAAGGATATATTTATTCCATTCCAAAGAAAGGATTTTATGTTGCCGATCTTCGTGAGTTGAATCTTACAAAGACTCATTCTGTAGGCCCTGACAATGCATTACTTTCTATCAAAGAAAAAGTTCCTTATCTTGCGGACTTTACAAGTAATCAGACAGACAGTGAGATCTTCCCTTTTACGATCTGGGCAAGAACGATGCGTGAATTATTAAATGAAAACCAGCAGCAATTGATGGAAAACCCACCTTGTGGCGGTATTATGGCACTTCGACAGGCGATTGCCGATTATCTTCATGCATTTCGCGGGATGGTCGTAAACCCAGAGCAGATCATCGTTGGAGCTGGGACAGAATATTTATATGGTCTTTTGATCCAGCTTCTTGGAGATGATAAGATTTATGGAATTGAAAATCCTGGTTACCCAAAGATTGCTAAGATCTATGATAGTATGCATGTGTCTTATTCCGCGATCGATCTTGACAAGCATGGTGTCTGCATCGACTCCTTGGAAAATCATCAGATCGACATTATGCATCTTTCCCCATCCCACCATTTTCCAACTGGTATCATCACACCGATCAGCCGTCGTTATGAATTGCTTGGTTGGGCTTCTAAGGATGAGAATCGTTATATCATTGAAGATGATTATGACAGTGAATTACGCCTTGGCGGAAAACCGATCCCTACACTGCAAAGTATTGATATCTCTGATAAAGTCATTTATATGAACACTTTTACAAAAACATTATCTTCTACCGTAAGGATCAGTTATATGGTACTTCCGGCTTCTTTGACAGAACTTTTTTATAAGAATTTGTCTTTTTATTCCTGTACAGTTTCTAATTTTGAACAGTATACGCTGGCTCGTTTTATGGAAAGTGGAAGTTTTGAGAAACATATCAACCGACTGCGTAATTATTATCAGAATAAACGAGATGCCATTTTAGAAATTTTCAAGACTGCACCCTTGGATCAATATATTACGATCAAAGAAGAAGATTCCGGGGTTCATTTTATGATGAAATTAAAGACAGAAAGAACAGAAATGGATATGATGTCTGATTCTAAATCAAAAGGAATCAAACTTGCGCCATTATCAAAATATTTTGTTGGACAAACATCCAATGTGAACTTTCAGAATGTTTATGTTATGAATTATTCTTCGATTGATCTTGAACAATTGCCTTTAATCTTTGATGCATTGTGTCAGGTTTTAATAAAATAA
- the pdxS gene encoding pyridoxal 5'-phosphate synthase lyase subunit PdxS, protein METTKRYELNKELAQMLKGGVIMDVTTPEQAKIAQEAGACAVMALERIPADIRAAGGVSRMSDPKMIAGIQEAVTIPVMAKCRIGHFAEAQVLEAIEIDYIDESEVLSPADDVYHINKRNFKVPFVCGAKDLGEALRRINEGASMIRTKGEPGTGDIVQAVRHMRKMNSQIAQLVSMREDELFEAAKQLRVPYDLVVYVHENGKLPVVNFAAGGVATPADAALMMQLGAEGVFVGSGIFKSGNPAKRAAAIVQAVTNFTDAKRIAELSKDLGEAMVGINEQEIELLMAERGK, encoded by the coding sequence ATGGAAACAACAAAGAGATACGAATTAAATAAAGAATTGGCACAGATGTTAAAAGGTGGAGTGATCATGGATGTTACAACACCAGAACAGGCAAAGATCGCACAGGAAGCTGGAGCATGCGCAGTTATGGCATTAGAGAGAATTCCGGCAGATATCAGAGCAGCAGGTGGAGTATCAAGAATGAGTGATCCAAAAATGATCGCAGGAATTCAGGAAGCAGTCACAATTCCAGTGATGGCAAAATGCAGAATCGGACATTTTGCAGAAGCACAGGTTTTAGAAGCAATTGAAATTGACTATATCGATGAGAGCGAAGTATTATCACCAGCAGATGATGTATATCATATCAATAAAAGAAACTTCAAAGTTCCATTTGTGTGTGGAGCAAAAGATCTTGGAGAAGCACTTCGAAGAATCAATGAAGGAGCATCCATGATCCGTACCAAAGGAGAACCAGGAACAGGAGATATCGTACAGGCAGTGCGCCATATGAGAAAGATGAACAGCCAGATCGCACAGTTAGTCAGCATGAGGGAAGATGAATTATTTGAAGCTGCAAAACAGTTAAGAGTTCCATATGATCTTGTAGTATACGTTCACGAAAATGGAAAACTCCCAGTCGTAAACTTCGCAGCAGGTGGAGTCGCAACACCAGCGGATGCAGCCTTAATGATGCAGTTAGGAGCAGAAGGAGTCTTCGTAGGATCAGGAATCTTCAAATCTGGAAACCCAGCCAAACGAGCAGCAGCGATCGTACAGGCAGTGACAAACTTTACAGATGCCAAACGAATCGCAGAATTATCCAAAGACCTTGGGGAAGCAATGGTAGGAATCAACGAACAGGAAATCGAATTATTAATGGCAGAAAGAGGAAAATAA
- the pdxT gene encoding pyridoxal 5'-phosphate synthase glutaminase subunit PdxT encodes MKQVGVLALQGAFIEHEKMLEQLGVSFIELRNKEDLEKPYDGIILPGGESTVQGKLLKELDMFDTIKKQIEAGMPVLATCAGLILLAKDIKDQEETYFGTIPMCVKRNAYGRQLGSFFITKEVDGVGEVPMTFIRAPYVESVEDGVKVLAEVDGNIVGVEYGKQMGFAFHPELDGDLRIHQRFVDKI; translated from the coding sequence ATGAAACAAGTCGGTGTTTTAGCATTACAGGGCGCATTTATCGAACATGAAAAAATGCTTGAACAACTAGGCGTTTCCTTTATTGAATTACGAAACAAAGAAGATTTAGAAAAACCATACGATGGAATCATCCTCCCTGGCGGTGAAAGCACCGTTCAGGGGAAACTTCTAAAAGAACTTGATATGTTTGATACGATCAAGAAACAGATCGAAGCAGGAATGCCAGTCCTCGCAACCTGTGCAGGACTTATTCTTCTTGCAAAAGATATTAAAGATCAGGAAGAAACATACTTTGGAACAATCCCAATGTGCGTCAAACGAAATGCATATGGAAGACAGCTCGGAAGCTTCTTTATAACAAAAGAAGTAGATGGAGTCGGAGAAGTCCCAATGACATTTATCCGCGCACCATATGTGGAAAGCGTAGAAGATGGGGTAAAAGTATTAGCAGAAGTTGACGGAAATATTGTTGGGGTAGAATATGGGAAACAGATGGGATTTGCATTTCATCCGGAATTGGATGGGGATTTGCGGATACATCAGAGGTTTGTAGATAAAATTTAA
- a CDS encoding RNA-guided endonuclease InsQ/TnpB family protein, whose amino-acid sequence MPRYKKSDLTTVIITNQDAVLYRDDIGMSLKLPLQKQRLYFSNLSSDPVLKEVKIKPYYGRFLLCLTLEEPDVAFDPSGSHVCAIDLGTDNFAAIVCDDYSSAIYKGGAVLSKIQWFHKQRAKYVSIITKGHEKKHAVSRRLRDLSFHYANFVKDQCHKISRSIIDFCMEHQCGTLILGVNLLWKQRSNMNKINNQNFVSMPITLLRTMITYKALNAGIRIIEQEESYTSKADLIANDRIPTYGVDDKDASFSGKRIKRGLYRCSNGMILNADCHAAANIMRKAIPDIWKDTRDYTFLSAPDVYGFHKLNPKGIPVKGIAA is encoded by the coding sequence ATGCCTCGCTATAAGAAAAGTGACCTGACGACTGTGATCATCACAAACCAGGATGCTGTCTTGTATCGGGACGATATCGGGATGTCCTTAAAACTGCCTTTGCAAAAGCAACGCTTGTACTTTTCAAATCTTTCTTCGGATCCTGTATTAAAAGAAGTCAAGATCAAACCGTATTATGGTCGTTTTTTACTCTGTCTGACACTGGAAGAACCAGATGTTGCATTTGATCCTTCCGGATCTCATGTATGTGCTATTGATCTTGGAACAGATAACTTCGCAGCGATCGTATGTGATGATTACTCATCCGCAATATACAAAGGCGGAGCTGTCTTATCCAAGATCCAATGGTTCCATAAACAGAGAGCAAAGTATGTCTCCATCATCACAAAAGGTCATGAAAAGAAACACGCTGTTTCCAGGCGGTTAAGAGACCTTTCTTTCCATTATGCCAATTTTGTGAAAGACCAGTGCCACAAGATCAGTCGTAGTATCATTGACTTCTGTATGGAACACCAGTGTGGAACACTGATCCTTGGTGTGAATCTGCTCTGGAAGCAGAGATCCAATATGAATAAGATCAACAACCAGAATTTTGTCTCCATGCCGATCACTCTCCTGCGGACAATGATCACATATAAAGCTCTGAATGCCGGCATCAGAATCATAGAGCAGGAAGAAAGTTATACTTCCAAAGCGGATCTGATCGCAAATGACAGGATCCCAACCTATGGTGTCGATGATAAGGATGCTTCGTTTTCTGGAAAGAGGATCAAACGTGGTTTATACCGTTGCTCTAACGGAATGATCTTAAATGCGGATTGTCACGCAGCAGCAAATATCATGCGGAAAGCGATCCCTGATATCTGGAAAGATACCAGAGATTATACGTTTCTTTCTGCTCCTGATGTGTATGGATTCCACAAACTGAATCCGAAAGGTATTCCCGTCAAAGGGATAGCGGCATAA
- a CDS encoding PadR family transcriptional regulator, which produces MAKKSFYKIEMLFLKILEKEDCYGYQLTQSIQDITNGQIKIAEGTMYPILYKLQDQGYISDRQVKVGKRQTRVYYHLEPAGKEYLSQLTHDYYQMVNYPSHAVQ; this is translated from the coding sequence ATGGCAAAGAAAAGTTTTTATAAAATTGAAATGCTGTTTTTAAAAATTCTAGAAAAAGAAGACTGTTACGGATACCAACTAACACAATCCATACAAGATATCACAAACGGACAAATCAAAATTGCAGAAGGTACCATGTATCCAATTCTTTATAAATTACAAGATCAAGGATATATCTCTGATCGGCAGGTTAAAGTTGGGAAACGCCAAACCAGAGTTTACTATCATTTAGAACCCGCTGGAAAAGAATATCTTTCTCAATTGACACATGATTATTATCAAATGGTGAATTACCCCTCCCATGCGGTACAGTAG